A window of Pseudomonas mucidolens contains these coding sequences:
- a CDS encoding 1,2-dihydroxy-3-keto-5-methylthiopentene dioxygenase, whose translation MSYVAVFPLASPDTPNKVLTHFEDIVSTLAALGVRFERWQPATSLEREAGEAELIAAYQAQVDALGYANVDLFSVTCDHPQKVEVRAQFLVEHRYSEDHVRFIAAGQGLFTLHVDDYVYAVRCERNDLLIIPAGMPHWFDIGENPHFVTLRVFDTRQGLVPDVTGSVIAAVFPGLDD comes from the coding sequence ATGAGTTATGTCGCCGTCTTCCCCCTCGCTTCACCCGACACCCCGAACAAGGTCCTGACCCACTTCGAGGATATTGTGTCGACCCTCGCCGCGCTCGGTGTACGTTTCGAGCGTTGGCAACCGGCCACATCGCTGGAAAGGGAGGCCGGTGAGGCTGAACTGATCGCGGCTTACCAGGCACAGGTCGATGCCCTCGGTTATGCGAACGTCGACCTGTTCAGTGTCACCTGCGATCACCCGCAGAAAGTCGAAGTGCGCGCGCAGTTCCTCGTCGAGCACCGTTACAGCGAAGACCATGTACGCTTTATCGCGGCTGGCCAAGGCCTGTTTACTCTGCATGTCGACGATTATGTCTATGCGGTACGTTGCGAGAGAAACGATCTGTTGATCATCCCGGCCGGCATGCCGCATTGGTTCGATATAGGCGAGAACCCGCATTTCGTTACGTTACGTGTGTTCGATACTCGGCAGGGGCTAGTGCCAGACGTCACGGGCAGCGTTATCGCAGCGGTTTTTCCGGGCCTGGATGACTGA
- a CDS encoding SDR family oxidoreductase: MQNRMMITGAGSGLGREIALRWAREGWQLALSDVSEPGLQETLRRVREAGGDGFIQRCDVRDYSQLTAFAQACEVKLGGIDVIVNNAGVASGGFFSELSLEDWDWQIAINLMGVVKGCKAFLGLLEKSKGRIINIASMAALMQGPAMSNYNVAKAGVVALSESLLVELKQQEIGVHVVCPSFFQTNLLDSFRGPTPAMKTQVGKLLESSPISAADIADYIYQRVAEGEFMILPHEQGRMAWALKQKNPQLLYDEMTSMSDKMRAKAQSGRS; this comes from the coding sequence ATGCAAAATCGCATGATGATCACTGGCGCCGGGTCCGGCCTGGGACGCGAAATCGCGCTGCGCTGGGCCCGCGAAGGTTGGCAGTTGGCCTTGTCGGATGTCAGCGAACCGGGACTGCAAGAAACCCTCAGGCGGGTGCGCGAAGCCGGTGGCGACGGGTTTATCCAGCGCTGCGATGTGCGCGACTACAGCCAGCTCACCGCGTTTGCCCAAGCCTGCGAAGTGAAGCTGGGCGGCATTGATGTGATCGTCAATAACGCCGGCGTGGCCTCGGGCGGCTTTTTCAGCGAATTGTCCCTTGAAGACTGGGACTGGCAGATCGCGATCAATCTGATGGGCGTGGTCAAAGGCTGCAAGGCTTTCCTGGGGCTGCTGGAAAAGAGCAAGGGGCGGATCATCAACATCGCCTCCATGGCTGCACTGATGCAAGGCCCGGCCATGAGCAACTACAACGTGGCGAAGGCCGGCGTGGTGGCTTTGTCGGAAAGCTTGCTGGTGGAACTCAAGCAGCAGGAAATCGGCGTGCATGTGGTCTGTCCCTCGTTCTTCCAGACCAATCTGCTGGACTCTTTCCGTGGCCCGACACCCGCGATGAAAACCCAGGTCGGCAAGCTGCTGGAAAGCTCACCGATCAGCGCCGCGGACATCGCCGATTACATTTATCAGCGGGTGGCCGAGGGTGAGTTCATGATTCTGCCCCACGAACAGGGCCGTATGGCCTGGGCATTGAAGCAGAAGAATCCGCAGTTGCTGTATGACGAGATGACCAGCATGTCGGACAAAATGCGCGCCAAGGCCCAATCAGGCAGATCTTGA
- a CDS encoding PLDc N-terminal domain-containing protein, translating to MGSTFNGLIGLIILALDIWAIINVFKSGASTGAKVLWILLILLLPVLGLIIWAIAGPRGNVRI from the coding sequence ATGGGTTCCACCTTTAATGGTCTGATTGGGCTGATCATCCTCGCGCTGGATATCTGGGCGATTATCAATGTCTTCAAAAGCGGTGCGAGCACCGGCGCCAAGGTGTTGTGGATCCTGCTGATTCTGCTGCTGCCAGTATTGGGCCTGATTATCTGGGCGATCGCCGGGCCACGGGGCAATGTGCGGATTTAA
- a CDS encoding MFS transporter, producing MASLPYWRLSSFYLFYFALLGATAPFLALYFHHLGFSSARIGELVAIPMLMRCVAPNIWGWLGDYTGRRLAIVRFGAVCTLLSFSLIFISQSYAWLALVMALHAFFWHAVLPQFEVITLAHLQGQTSRYSQIRLWGSIGFILAVVALGRLFEALSLDIYPVAIILIMAGIVGASLWVPNAQPVSQGNRVAGDGFLRQLRSPGVLAFYACVALMQMSHGPYYTFLTLHLENLGYSRGVIGLLWALGVVAEVLMFLAMSRLLARFSVRRVLMASFLLAAARWLLLGSFAELFWVLILAQVMHAATFGSFHAAAIAFVQRSFGDRQQGQGQALYAALAGTGGALGALYSGYSWNLLGPTLTFSIASVAALAAAVIIGLRLQEQNQGIVQ from the coding sequence GTGGCAAGCCTTCCTTACTGGCGACTTTCCAGCTTCTACCTGTTCTATTTTGCCCTGCTGGGGGCGACCGCGCCGTTCCTCGCGTTGTACTTCCATCACCTGGGCTTCTCCAGCGCGCGTATTGGCGAGCTGGTAGCCATCCCGATGCTGATGCGCTGCGTGGCACCCAATATCTGGGGCTGGCTGGGAGACTACACCGGCCGGCGCCTGGCCATCGTGCGGTTTGGCGCGGTGTGCACCTTATTGAGCTTTTCACTGATATTCATCAGTCAGAGCTACGCCTGGCTGGCGCTGGTGATGGCCTTGCACGCGTTTTTCTGGCACGCGGTGCTGCCACAGTTTGAAGTGATTACCCTGGCCCACCTGCAAGGCCAGACCTCGCGCTACAGCCAGATCCGCCTGTGGGGCTCCATCGGTTTCATTCTCGCCGTGGTGGCCTTGGGGCGCCTGTTCGAGGCGTTGAGCCTGGATATTTACCCGGTGGCGATCATTCTGATCATGGCTGGCATCGTCGGTGCCAGTCTATGGGTGCCCAACGCCCAGCCCGTGTCTCAGGGCAACCGCGTGGCCGGTGATGGCTTTTTGCGGCAATTGCGCAGCCCCGGCGTGCTGGCGTTCTATGCCTGCGTTGCGCTGATGCAAATGAGCCACGGCCCGTATTACACCTTCCTGACCCTGCACCTCGAAAACCTCGGTTACAGTCGGGGCGTGATCGGCCTGTTATGGGCCCTGGGAGTGGTGGCGGAAGTGTTGATGTTCCTGGCCATGAGCCGCCTGCTGGCGCGCTTCTCGGTGCGTCGCGTACTGATGGCCAGTTTCCTGCTGGCGGCAGCGCGCTGGTTGCTGTTGGGATCCTTCGCCGAGCTTTTCTGGGTGTTGATACTGGCGCAGGTGATGCACGCGGCGACCTTCGGCAGTTTCCATGCGGCGGCCATTGCCTTTGTCCAACGCAGTTTCGGCGATCGCCAGCAAGGTCAGGGCCAAGCGTTATATGCCGCATTGGCCGGCACCGGCGGCGCTCTGGGAGCGCTTTATTCCGGTTATAGCTGGAACCTGCTGGGGCCGACCCTGACCTTCAGTATCGCCAGCGTCGCCGCATTGGCCGCTGCCGTTATCATCGGCCTTCGATTGCAAGAGCAAAACCAAGGAATCGTTCAATGA
- a CDS encoding YheU family protein translates to MLIPHDALEVDTLTRLIEDFVTRDGTDNGDDTPLETRVLRVRQALTKGQALIVFDPDSEQCQLMLKHDVPKHLFD, encoded by the coding sequence ATGCTGATTCCCCACGACGCACTTGAAGTCGACACCCTGACCCGCCTCATCGAAGACTTCGTGACCCGTGACGGCACCGACAATGGCGATGACACGCCCTTGGAAACCCGCGTATTGCGCGTGCGCCAGGCGCTGACCAAAGGCCAGGCATTGATCGTTTTCGACCCCGATAGCGAGCAATGTCAACTGATGCTCAAGCACGATGTGCCCAAACACCTGTTTGACTAA
- a CDS encoding long-chain-acyl-CoA synthetase yields MNHPRGEMITWSMMLRKLPSIVRTLPRLVRGMRVANITDPRQPCGLAWTFEQATLRNPQGAALLYGDTVLSYHQANQQANRIAHYLQTQGIAKGDVVALFIENRPELLLSVLAVAKLGGICAMLNTAHTQAVLVHSLNLVQPVAIMVGAELVDAYTAVREQVTIEPRRTWFVADQPPITVAQGYVDLLAASAAGSVDNPASSQRIYCNDPCFYIYTSGTTGLPKAGVFKHGRWMKSSASFGTIALDMRPEDVVYCTLPLYHATGLCVCWGSAIAGASGFAIRRKFSASQFWEDVRKFNATTLGYVGELCRYLLEQPPSERDRDTRVVKMIGNGLRPGVWASFKERFGVEHICELYAASDGNIGFTNVLNFDNTIGFSLMHWALVEYMHDTCEPIRGSNGFMREVQKGAQGLLLARIDDKAPFDGYTDPEKNRKVVLNDVFEKGDRYFNTGDLLRSIGFGHAQFVDRLGDTYRWKGENVSTTEVENFLLQHPQISEVVAYGVEINDTDGRAGMAAITPSESLAALDMRELLQFAQSRLPTYAVPLFLRIKLKMDTTGTFKYQKVKLKEQAFDPEKAGEDPLFAWLPGTDSYVPVTGQLWTDIQAGKYRY; encoded by the coding sequence ATGAATCACCCGCGAGGCGAGATGATTACCTGGAGCATGATGCTGCGTAAGCTACCGAGCATTGTCAGGACCTTGCCACGACTGGTGCGTGGTATGCGCGTCGCCAATATCACCGATCCCCGACAGCCGTGCGGGCTGGCCTGGACCTTTGAGCAAGCCACCCTGCGCAATCCGCAAGGTGCGGCGTTGCTGTACGGCGATACGGTACTCAGCTATCACCAGGCCAATCAGCAAGCCAACCGCATCGCCCATTATCTGCAAACGCAGGGGATCGCCAAGGGTGATGTGGTCGCACTGTTTATCGAGAACCGCCCCGAACTGCTGCTGAGTGTACTGGCCGTGGCCAAGCTCGGTGGTATTTGCGCCATGCTCAACACCGCACACACTCAGGCGGTGCTGGTGCACAGTCTCAACCTGGTGCAGCCGGTGGCGATCATGGTGGGGGCCGAACTGGTCGATGCCTACACGGCGGTTCGTGAACAGGTGACGATCGAGCCACGGCGTACCTGGTTTGTCGCCGACCAGCCGCCCATCACTGTTGCACAAGGCTATGTCGACCTGCTGGCGGCCAGTGCGGCAGGATCGGTAGACAATCCCGCGAGTAGCCAGCGCATCTACTGCAATGATCCTTGCTTCTACATCTACACTTCCGGCACTACCGGGCTACCCAAGGCAGGTGTGTTCAAGCATGGTCGCTGGATGAAATCCTCGGCCAGTTTCGGCACCATCGCTTTGGATATGCGACCTGAAGACGTCGTCTACTGTACGTTGCCGCTGTACCACGCCACCGGCTTGTGCGTATGTTGGGGCTCGGCGATTGCCGGCGCTTCGGGTTTCGCCATTCGCCGCAAGTTCAGCGCCAGCCAGTTCTGGGAGGATGTACGCAAATTCAACGCGACGACCCTGGGTTATGTCGGCGAGTTATGCCGTTACCTGCTCGAGCAGCCGCCCAGCGAGCGTGATCGCGATACCCGGGTGGTCAAGATGATCGGCAACGGTTTGCGTCCGGGCGTATGGGCGTCGTTCAAGGAACGTTTTGGTGTCGAGCACATTTGTGAGCTGTACGCCGCCAGCGACGGCAATATCGGTTTCACCAATGTCCTGAATTTCGACAACACCATCGGTTTCTCCCTGATGCATTGGGCGCTGGTGGAGTACATGCATGACACCTGTGAGCCGATACGCGGCAGCAACGGTTTTATGCGCGAAGTGCAGAAGGGCGCTCAGGGCCTGTTGCTGGCGAGGATCGATGACAAGGCGCCGTTTGATGGCTACACCGACCCGGAAAAGAACCGCAAGGTGGTGTTGAACGACGTGTTCGAGAAGGGCGATCGCTATTTCAATACCGGCGACCTGTTACGCAGTATCGGTTTCGGTCATGCGCAATTTGTCGATCGCCTGGGGGACACCTATCGCTGGAAAGGCGAGAACGTTTCCACCACTGAAGTGGAAAATTTCTTGCTGCAACACCCGCAGATTTCCGAAGTCGTGGCTTATGGCGTTGAAATCAACGATACCGACGGCCGGGCAGGCATGGCGGCGATTACTCCGAGCGAGTCACTGGCCGCCCTGGATATGCGTGAACTGCTGCAATTTGCGCAGAGCCGTTTGCCTACCTATGCCGTGCCGCTGTTCTTGCGGATCAAACTGAAAATGGACACCACCGGCACCTTCAAATATCAGAAGGTGAAGCTCAAGGAACAGGCGTTTGACCCCGAAAAGGCCGGTGAGGATCCGCTCTTTGCCTGGCTGCCGGGGACGGACAGTTATGTCCCCGTCACGGGCCAATTGTGGACAGATATCCAGGCAGGCAAATACCGCTATTGA
- a CDS encoding DUF3309 family protein: protein MTLILIIVLILLLVGGLPVFPHSRNWGYGPSGILGTILIVLLILLLLGKI from the coding sequence ATGACCCTCATTCTTATCATTGTCTTGATCCTGCTGTTGGTCGGCGGTTTGCCGGTGTTCCCGCATTCCCGCAACTGGGGTTATGGGCCATCGGGGATTCTCGGTACCATCTTGATTGTGCTGTTGATTCTGTTGTTGCTCGGCAAGATATAA
- a CDS encoding LTA synthase family protein, translating into MANPDALNQQRAAKARLLQPTVKSHLAYTLLCALVMMVMLSLLRLALLVYNREMILDTPASTFLEAFVNGLRLDLRLVVYLSIPLILALFSVCAMAARGFFRFWLTVVSSIALFLGLMEMDFYREFHQRLNGLVFQYVKEDPSTVMSMLWYGFPVVRYLLAWAVGTLILSMAFKGADRATRPRGPFSGGTIGTRQVAPWYSRIAVFVVCLLIAVVAARGTLRQGPPLRWGDVYTTDSIFANQLGLNGTLSLVGAAKARFSEHRTNIWKATREQPLATQTVRDMLVLPDEKLVDTDTAAVRRDYMPPADKTLPIKNVVVILMESFAGHSVGVLGRPGNITPYFDQLTKEGLLFDRFFSNGTHTHQGMFATMACFPNLPGFEYLMQTPEGSHKLSGLPQLLSARDFDDVYVYNGDFAWDNQSGFFSNQGMTNFIGRNDFVDPVFSDSTWGVSDQDMFNRGLEELKARENGKPFYALLQTLSNHTPYALPTPLPVEPVTDRGSLNEHLTAMRYSDWALGQFFEKARKEPYFKETLFVIVGDHGFGNEQQITEMDLGRFNVPMLLIAPGVQEKFGVLDHTVGTQIDIVPTIMGRLGGETRHQCWGRDLLNLPEGDKGFGVIKPSGSDQTVALLTGDRILVLPKDMPPKLWQYQLGANPGGKVIPESADEAALKQKLESFLQTATKGLLDNTAGVVDGVPD; encoded by the coding sequence ATGGCAAACCCGGACGCCCTGAATCAGCAACGAGCAGCCAAGGCTCGTCTGCTGCAACCCACCGTCAAATCTCATCTGGCGTACACGCTGCTTTGCGCACTGGTCATGATGGTGATGCTCTCGCTGCTGCGCCTGGCGCTGCTGGTGTACAACCGCGAGATGATCCTCGACACCCCGGCCTCGACCTTTCTCGAAGCGTTCGTCAACGGTCTGCGCCTGGACTTGCGCCTGGTGGTGTACCTGAGCATTCCGCTGATCCTGGCGCTGTTCAGCGTGTGCGCCATGGCTGCCCGCGGGTTCTTCCGATTCTGGCTCACCGTTGTTTCCAGCATCGCCCTGTTCCTGGGCTTGATGGAGATGGACTTCTACCGTGAGTTCCACCAGCGTCTCAATGGCCTGGTCTTCCAATACGTCAAGGAAGATCCGAGTACCGTGATGAGCATGCTCTGGTACGGTTTTCCGGTGGTGCGCTATCTGCTGGCCTGGGCCGTAGGCACCTTGATCCTGAGCATGGCCTTCAAAGGCGCGGATCGCGCGACCCGGCCTCGAGGACCGTTCAGCGGTGGCACCATCGGCACCCGCCAGGTCGCCCCGTGGTACAGCCGCATCGCGGTGTTCGTGGTGTGCCTGCTGATCGCGGTGGTCGCCGCCCGTGGCACCTTGCGCCAAGGCCCGCCGCTGCGTTGGGGTGATGTCTACACCACCGATTCGATCTTCGCCAACCAGTTGGGTCTTAACGGTACGCTGTCGCTGGTCGGCGCCGCCAAGGCGCGTTTCTCCGAGCACCGCACCAATATCTGGAAGGCCACGCGGGAGCAACCGCTGGCGACCCAGACGGTACGCGATATGTTGGTGCTGCCTGACGAGAAGCTGGTGGATACCGATACCGCCGCCGTACGCCGAGACTACATGCCGCCGGCCGACAAGACCCTGCCGATCAAGAACGTCGTGGTCATCCTCATGGAAAGCTTCGCCGGCCACTCGGTGGGCGTGCTGGGGCGTCCGGGCAATATCACGCCGTACTTTGACCAGTTGACGAAAGAAGGCCTGTTGTTCGACCGCTTCTTCTCCAACGGCACACACACCCACCAGGGGATGTTCGCCACCATGGCCTGCTTCCCGAACCTGCCGGGTTTTGAATACTTGATGCAGACGCCGGAAGGCAGTCACAAGTTGTCAGGGTTGCCACAGTTGCTCAGTGCCCGGGATTTTGACGATGTGTATGTCTACAACGGCGATTTTGCCTGGGACAACCAGTCGGGCTTCTTCAGCAACCAGGGCATGACCAACTTCATCGGTCGCAACGACTTTGTCGACCCGGTGTTCTCCGACTCGACGTGGGGGGTGTCCGACCAGGACATGTTCAACCGTGGCCTGGAAGAGTTGAAGGCGCGTGAGAACGGCAAGCCGTTCTATGCGTTGCTACAGACGCTGTCCAACCACACGCCCTATGCCTTGCCGACGCCGTTGCCGGTCGAGCCTGTTACCGACCGTGGCAGTCTGAACGAGCATTTGACGGCCATGCGCTACTCCGACTGGGCGCTGGGACAGTTCTTTGAAAAGGCCCGTAAGGAGCCGTACTTCAAGGAAACCCTGTTTGTGATCGTCGGTGACCATGGCTTCGGCAACGAGCAGCAAATCACTGAAATGGACCTGGGCCGCTTCAACGTGCCGATGCTGCTGATCGCGCCAGGGGTGCAGGAAAAATTCGGTGTGCTTGATCACACCGTCGGTACGCAGATCGATATTGTGCCGACCATCATGGGGCGCCTGGGGGGTGAAACCCGCCATCAATGCTGGGGCCGTGACCTGCTTAATTTGCCTGAAGGCGACAAGGGCTTCGGCGTGATCAAACCTTCGGGCAGCGATCAGACCGTGGCCTTGCTGACGGGTGATCGGATATTGGTACTGCCTAAGGACATGCCACCCAAACTCTGGCAATACCAATTGGGTGCCAACCCCGGTGGCAAAGTGATTCCCGAGTCGGCCGACGAGGCAGCGCTCAAGCAGAAACTCGAGTCGTTCCTGCAGACTGCGACCAAGGGCTTGCTGGATAACACCGCCGGTGTGGTGGACGGCGTGCCGGACTAA
- a CDS encoding alpha/beta hydrolase produces the protein MMLRVLLFTLTLFCTVAHAALPVVLQRPISLDTGSGELFGSLLLPKSARPVPVVLIIAGSGPTDRNGNSADGARNDSLKRLAWVLARHNIASVRYDKRGVAASLKATPDERNLTLDAYVADAVAWGKLLKSDSRLGPLIVLGHSEGALVAALAAPQLNPAGVISLSGSARPVDQVIRQQLADHLPPALLLRSNQILDQLKAGKVDNDVPAPLESIFRSSVQPYLISLFRADPSAAFAKLTMPALIIQGTNDLQVGVADARKLKAAKPDAELTVIPGMNHVMRIVPNDVKQQLSSYNDPQLPLAAELGNRLVRFIDGLRHR, from the coding sequence ATGATGCTTCGAGTTTTGCTGTTTACCCTCACCCTGTTCTGCACCGTAGCCCACGCGGCCTTGCCTGTCGTACTGCAACGCCCTATTAGTCTGGACACCGGCAGTGGCGAGCTGTTTGGTTCATTGCTGCTGCCCAAATCCGCGCGCCCGGTGCCAGTGGTACTGATCATTGCCGGCTCGGGGCCTACCGATCGCAACGGCAACAGTGCCGATGGCGCACGTAACGACAGCCTCAAGCGCTTGGCCTGGGTACTTGCCAGACACAACATCGCCAGCGTGCGCTACGACAAGCGCGGCGTCGCCGCCAGCCTCAAGGCCACGCCTGACGAACGTAACCTGACGCTGGACGCCTATGTCGCCGACGCCGTGGCCTGGGGCAAGTTGCTCAAGTCCGATTCGCGGCTGGGGCCGTTGATTGTGTTGGGTCACAGCGAAGGCGCGCTGGTAGCCGCCCTCGCCGCTCCACAGCTCAATCCGGCCGGGGTAATTTCCCTGTCCGGCAGCGCTCGTCCAGTGGATCAAGTGATTCGTCAACAACTGGCCGATCACCTGCCACCGGCCCTGTTGCTGCGCAGCAACCAGATTCTCGACCAGCTCAAGGCCGGCAAGGTTGATAACGATGTACCGGCACCGCTTGAAAGTATTTTTCGATCCAGCGTGCAGCCTTACTTGATCAGCCTGTTTCGCGCCGACCCTTCGGCGGCGTTCGCCAAGCTGACGATGCCAGCCCTGATCATCCAGGGCACCAACGACCTGCAGGTCGGTGTCGCCGATGCCCGGAAACTCAAGGCAGCCAAGCCGGATGCGGAGCTGACGGTGATACCCGGCATGAACCATGTCATGCGGATTGTGCCCAACGACGTGAAACAACAATTGAGCTCCTACAACGATCCGCAATTGCCCCTCGCGGCCGAGCTGGGTAACCGCCTGGTGCGCTTTATCGACGGACTTCGCCATCGTTAA
- a CDS encoding ankyrin repeat domain-containing protein, with product MSDQAKQMTADEAAEFAEQVFDVARRGDAAMLAALLAKGLPPNLRNHNGDTLLMLSAYHGHADAVKVLLEFKADSQIANDKNQLPIAGAAFKGNLQVVKALIEGGTPVDGASADGRTALMMAAMFNRTEMVDYLISQGANPQATDAQGVTALAAAQTMGAADTAAQLQKLV from the coding sequence ATGTCAGACCAAGCCAAACAAATGACCGCCGATGAAGCCGCTGAATTTGCCGAGCAGGTGTTCGATGTGGCACGCCGGGGTGACGCTGCAATGCTGGCAGCGCTGTTGGCCAAGGGCTTGCCGCCGAACCTGCGTAATCACAATGGCGATACCTTGCTGATGCTGTCGGCCTACCATGGCCACGCTGACGCGGTAAAAGTGCTGCTCGAATTCAAGGCCGATTCGCAGATCGCCAATGATAAAAACCAATTGCCGATTGCCGGCGCAGCGTTTAAAGGCAATCTGCAGGTGGTCAAGGCGCTGATTGAAGGCGGCACTCCGGTGGACGGTGCCTCTGCGGATGGCCGTACAGCGTTGATGATGGCCGCAATGTTCAACCGTACCGAAATGGTGGACTACCTGATCAGCCAAGGCGCCAATCCCCAGGCGACGGATGCCCAGGGCGTGACCGCGCTGGCCGCGGCCCAGACCATGGGGGCAGCGGATACGGCGGCGCAGTTGCAGAAACTGGTGTAG
- a CDS encoding DUF3509 domain-containing protein: MSLIQDKFASVFSNYDVTTQSRPDGGILLTLRNSEGKQFKRSISYQQLHTADQLTWVISAIRRDLAEQASELPQISMLQSQHRFALPTYHSA, encoded by the coding sequence ATGAGCCTGATCCAAGATAAATTTGCTTCTGTATTCTCCAACTACGACGTCACCACCCAATCGCGTCCTGACGGTGGCATCCTGCTGACCTTGCGTAACAGCGAAGGCAAGCAGTTCAAGCGCTCGATCTCCTATCAGCAGCTGCACACGGCCGACCAATTGACCTGGGTCATCAGCGCCATTCGCCGTGACCTGGCCGAACAAGCCAGCGAGCTGCCACAGATTTCGATGCTGCAAAGCCAACACCGCTTCGCCCTGCCGACCTACCATTCGGCATAA
- the aroC gene encoding chorismate synthase has product MSGNTFGKLFTVTTAGESHGPALVAIVDGCPPGLELSLEDLQRDLDRRKPGTSRHTTQRQEPDEVEILSGVFEGRTTGCAIGLLIRNTDQKSKDYSAIKDLFRPAHADYTYHHKYGERDYRGGGRSSARETAMRVAAGAIAKKYLATQGIVIRGYMSQLGPIEIPFKTWDSVPDNAFFCPDPDKVPELEAYMDQLRRDQDSVGAKITVVAEGVRPGLGEPIFDRLDAELAHALMSINAVKGVEIGAGFACVAQRGTEHRDELTPEGFLSNNAGGILGGISSGQPIVAHLALKATSSITTPGRSIDVHGNPVEVITKGRHDPCVGIRATPIAEAMMAIVLMDHLLRHRGQNAEVRVTTPVLGQL; this is encoded by the coding sequence ATGTCCGGCAATACCTTCGGCAAGCTGTTCACAGTCACCACCGCTGGCGAAAGCCATGGTCCGGCGTTGGTCGCCATTGTCGACGGCTGCCCGCCGGGTCTCGAGCTGTCCCTGGAGGATTTGCAACGCGACCTCGACCGGCGCAAGCCTGGTACCAGTCGCCACACCACCCAGCGCCAGGAGCCCGATGAAGTCGAAATCCTCTCCGGCGTCTTCGAGGGCCGCACCACCGGTTGCGCCATCGGCCTGTTGATCCGCAACACCGACCAGAAGTCCAAGGACTACTCGGCGATCAAGGATTTGTTCCGCCCGGCCCATGCCGACTACACCTATCACCACAAATACGGTGAGCGCGATTACCGTGGCGGCGGCCGCAGCTCGGCGCGGGAAACCGCGATGCGCGTTGCTGCCGGCGCCATCGCGAAGAAATACCTGGCGACCCAGGGCATTGTCATTCGTGGCTACATGAGCCAGCTGGGCCCGATCGAAATTCCGTTCAAAACCTGGGACAGCGTGCCAGACAACGCCTTCTTCTGCCCCGACCCGGACAAAGTACCGGAGTTGGAGGCCTATATGGACCAGCTGCGACGCGATCAGGACTCTGTCGGTGCGAAGATTACTGTGGTTGCCGAAGGCGTGAGGCCAGGGCTGGGCGAGCCGATCTTCGACCGTCTGGATGCCGAGCTGGCCCACGCGCTGATGAGTATCAACGCGGTCAAAGGCGTGGAAATCGGCGCCGGTTTCGCGTGTGTCGCCCAGCGCGGCACCGAGCACCGCGATGAGCTGACCCCGGAAGGCTTTCTCAGCAACAACGCCGGTGGCATTCTGGGCGGGATTTCCTCCGGCCAGCCGATTGTTGCGCACCTGGCCCTCAAGGCGACTTCGAGCATCACGACGCCAGGGCGTTCGATTGATGTCCACGGCAACCCGGTGGAGGTGATCACCAAAGGTCGCCACGATCCGTGCGTCGGTATCCGCGCCACGCCGATTGCCGAGGCGATGATGGCTATCGTGTTGATGGATCATCTGCTGCGCCATCGTGGCCAGAATGCCGAGGTGCGTGTGACCACGCCGGTGCTGGGTCAGTTGTGA
- the csrA gene encoding carbon storage regulator CsrA, which translates to MLILSRAVGEFISIGEHITLRILEVNGRQVKLGVEAPSGVKVYREEVYQRILERQGRYAAPESVPNP; encoded by the coding sequence ATGCTGATATTAAGCCGCGCGGTAGGCGAATTCATTTCCATTGGTGAACACATCACGCTGCGCATCCTGGAGGTAAACGGCAGGCAAGTGAAACTCGGCGTGGAAGCGCCGAGTGGGGTCAAGGTGTATCGGGAGGAGGTCTATCAGAGGATTCTCGAGCGCCAGGGCCGGTACGCAGCGCCTGAGTCGGTACCCAACCCTTAG